CCGATGAGCACGACCGCTTCCGGGTTGCGACCGGCACGGGAGATCACCTGGTGCACGAACTGCGCCGACGATTCGACGCACTGCGCGATGAGCGGGTCGAACGCCTCGCGCGACATCAGTACCACCCCGGCGGCGCCGGGCACGGCGACGGTGTCGGACTGCGACAGCCGTTCCTTCGCCTCGCGGCACTGCGCCGACAGTTCGTCGTCGGTGGCGGGGTCGTCGGGGCGCCACACCCCGTTCTTGTCGAGCTGGTGGGCGCGGATCGCCTCGTCGAAGACGCGGCCGCCGATGCTGTCGGTGCGTTCGGCGAGGACTTCGCGGGTGACGAGGTCGACGACGGTGACGGTCAGGCCCGCGGCACCGAGGTCGTAGAAGACGGCGGTGCTGCTGCCGAGTTCGCCGGTGGCCTGCAGATAGGTCACGGCCGCTTCGGGCTCGGAGACGAGCACGTAGCGGTCGAGACGCTCGGTGGCCATCGCCGCGCGCAGTCGCTCGGCCTGCGCCTGGTCGCGGTAGACCAGCCCGACCGTGTCGATCGGGTCGCCCGCGACACCCGTCTGGAACAGCACGCCGAGCGTGCCGGCGGCGAGCCGCGCAGGATCGTCCTTACCTGTTTCGACCACCTGGAACTGGAACCCTGCGGACGGGGCGTGCCGATCCACCGGACGCACGACCCGCACGGCGCTTTCCCCCACGGTGACACCGAGTACCGAACTCATCAGCTGCCTTCGACGTTGTGTTGCGCCATTTCGAAAACCTCCCCCGGCGCTTCGAATCGCCGACGATGTTACAGAACCGTCCCCGCACGTCATCGCACCCGTTCGAATGACGAACGTGCATCTCGGGCGGGCTTGTGCCGTGTCCCATAGGATCGCCGGATGCGGATCCTCTACGTGTGTACCGGGAACATCTGCCGCTCCCCCACGGCAGAACTTCTGACGACCGCGTATGCCCAGGAGCAGGGCCGCACGGATCTGACCGCACACAGTGCGGGCACCAACGCGATGGTCGGGTACGGCATGGAACCCACTGCGGCGCTGGTGCTGAAGCAGCTCGGCGGAAATCCGGAGGGGTTCGTGGCCCGGCGCCTGACGCCGCCGATCGCCGAGGACGCCGATCTGATCATCACGATGAGCGAGCGGCAGCGCACCAAGGTGTTGCAGCTCGCGCCGCGGAAGATGCATTCGACCTTCACGCTGAAGGAGGCCGCGCGGCTGCAGCAGCTCAGCGGTGCCCGGACCGTCGCGGAGCTCGCGGTGGCCCGGGCGCAGACGACTGCGCCCGGGCCTGAGGACGTTCTCGATCCGATCGGCCGCGACGAGGAGACGTTCGTCGCGGTCGGGACCGAGATCGCCGATCTGCTCCTACCGCTGCTGGCCGCGCTCAGGATCTGAGCCGGGCACCGCCCGGGTATCCGAGCCGCCCACCGGCCGTCGCGGTGCGTGCACGACGGGCGGGGTGGCCTGCGGTTCGGCCGAGTAGGCCTGCGGCGGCTGGTACCGCTCGGTGTCGCCGTAGCGCTCCGAGGCGGGTTCCGGTGCGGGCGGGAACTGCGCGGACGGGGCCCCGCGGTAGCCCTCGGGGCCCGGGGTCCAGGCCTGGGTGGCCGGCGGTTCGGCCCGGCGAGCCGGCTGGGCCTCCGGAGCGGGCGCGGGGATGCGCTGTGTCGCCGCGGGCGGCGCCGCGACCGGAGCGGGTGCAGCCGGTGCCGACTGGGCGGGCGTCACTGTCGCGGGCTTGTCGGTGCTGTAGTAGTAGCGGTACTCGTAGACCGTGCCGTGGCCCTTGGTCGGGGTCATGGTCAGGATCGAACCGAGCACGTTCGCGTTGACGGTGCGCAGGTTGCCCACGGCGCGGGCGAACTGATCGCGGGTGGTCTTGCCGAACCGCGCGACCAGCAGTGCCCCGTCGGCGGCGGTCGCGAGGATCGTCGCGTCGGTGACGGGCAGCAGCGGCGGCGCGTCGATGATCACGTAGTCGAACCGCTCCCGCAGCTCGTCGAACACCTCACGCGCGTGCGCGGACCCGAGCAGCTCCGACGGGTTGGGCGGCAGCGCACCGGCGGCGAGCACCCACATGCCGTCGACGGCGGTCGGCTGCAGCACCTCCTCGAGGGTGGCCTGGTGGGCCAGCACGGTGGACAGACCGGCGTCGTTCATCGTGTCGAGGTATTTCGACACGCGGGGGCGGCGCAGGTCGGCCTCGACGAGCACGACGGAGTGCCCGGCCTCGGCGAGCACCAGCGCGAGGTTGATGGCCGTGGTGGTCTTGCCCTCGGTGGGCACCGAGCTGGTGACCACGAGCGAGCGCGGCGGGTTGTCGACGTGCAGGAACTGCAGGTTGGTGCGCATCTCCCGGTACGCCTCGGCGTCGCCGCTGTGGGCGTCGGAGAAGGAGATGGCCGGCTTCTCCTGGCGTTCCTTCTCGTGCGGGATCACACCGACGACACCGGTGCCGGTGAGTTCCTCGAGGGTCTCGCGGTTCTTGACGGTGTTGTCGAGCCGGTCGCGCAGCACCGCGAGGGCGATGCCGAGCAGCACACCCACGGCGAGGCCGAGCGCGACGTTCCGCTTGGTCTTCGGGGTGACCGGCGTCGACGGGGTGGCCGCGTACTGCTCGACCACCACGCGGGCGGTGGGCGGACCGCCGTCCTCGGGGGTCTCGAGTTCGCGGGCCATGACGACGAACTCGTCGGACAGGGCGTTGGCGAGATCGCGGGCCCGTTCCGGCGAGGTGTCGGTGACGGCGGTGTCGATGAGCACCGTGTCGGGCGTGGACGACGCGTCGACCTTCGCGGCGAGCTGGGCGGCGGACAGGCCGTCGAGCCCGAGCTTGTCGATGGTGCGCTGGGCGAGGGTGGTGCCCTCGAGCAGTTCGGTGTAGGAGGTGACGCGCTGCTGCGAGAACAGGTTGCCCTGGTAGATCTCCTGCACCGACGCGCCCGACGAGGTGGACACGAACAGGCGGGTCTTGGCCTCGTACTGCGGTGTCGTCAGCAGGGACGCCCCGAGTGCGGCGAGCACGGCGACGACCGTCGTGACGGCGACGATCTTCCATCTCGCCTGCAGAATTCGCAGGTAATCATGTACTTCCATCAGGGCGTCTCCCTTGTTGCGGTAACACTGCGTGCGCACCCGGCGGGCGCGGTGGGGTTGTCGTCTCGGTGCGACAGCAGGCTGTCGATCACCGGGCCGATCGCACGCAGGGCGTCCGGATCGGCCAGTTCCGAGTGCCGGAAGGGCACCGGATGTTCGACGACGAGACCGCGCACGTATCGCTGCCAGGTGGCGGCGATGTCGGGGTGCCGGTCGAGATCGGGGGTGGCGACCACGAGGTCGATGTCGCCCTCGTAGGTGTTCGGGGTGTGCCGGCGCGCGGCGGATTCGACGGCCTGCGCGGCGGTGTCGGCGCGGCGGCGGACCTCGGCGACGAGCCGGTCGGGCAGCCCGCTGGTGTCGGGTCCGGTGCCGGCCGGTTCGGGCTCGTCGGGCAGCAGCTCGGGAGGAAGCGTGTCGAGGAGCACGACCGCGCCCACCCGCTCGCCGGATTCGCGGAGCCGTACTGCCATCTCGTGGGCGATGCTGCCGCCCACGGACCAGCCGAGCAGGTGGTAGGGACCATCGGCTCGTACGTTACGGATCTCCGCCAGGTACCGCTCGGCGAGGGCGCCGAGGTCGCCGGGCACCTCGTCGAGGCCGGTGGCCTGCAGCCCGTAGATCGTGCGGCCGCCCAGATGCGGGGCGAGCCCGGCGTACGGCCAGGCCAGTCCGCTGATCGGATGAATGCAGAACAGTGGGGGCCGGTCGTCGCCCGCGGCGAGCTGCACGAGCACCCCGAGCGGGTCGGTGGTGTCGCTGCTGCCGTGGTCGATGCGGTCGGCGAGTGCGGCGAGGGTGGGGCTGGTGAACAGCCACTCCACCGGCACGTCGGTGTCGAGTTCGGCGCGCAGGTCCCCGGCGACGGTGACGGCACCGAGGGAGGTGCCGCCGAGGTCGAAGAAGCCGCGGTCGGCGGAGATGGTGTCGACGGGCCGGTCGAGGTGCCGCGCGAACACCGCCGCGACGAT
This region of Rhodococcus sp. Z13 genomic DNA includes:
- a CDS encoding Hsp70 family protein, translated to MSSVLGVTVGESAVRVVRPVDRHAPSAGFQFQVVETGKDDPARLAAGTLGVLFQTGVAGDPIDTVGLVYRDQAQAERLRAAMATERLDRYVLVSEPEAAVTYLQATGELGSSTAVFYDLGAAGLTVTVVDLVTREVLAERTDSIGGRVFDEAIRAHQLDKNGVWRPDDPATDDELSAQCREAKERLSQSDTVAVPGAAGVVLMSREAFDPLIAQCVESSAQFVHQVISRAGRNPEAVVLIGGGAHIPLVQEVLRSWLKLPLVVPHEPELVLAKGAAMIAANPPAAQPTSALTRIVPPAARNDETERIPLVTATSAAAPEDKEDKKPWWAGLAGRGPRVTTGQLSGAGIAGTALAVVAVIGVALSTGFANTPEGESSPTQSYEPPTTTTTSAPKPAVAPTPVTTTTAEPPPPVETEEVYVPPALPAPAAPPAPPTIPGLGVPVPTLPPLPTIELPPIPEIRIPGL
- a CDS encoding protein tyrosine phosphatase, producing the protein MRILYVCTGNICRSPTAELLTTAYAQEQGRTDLTAHSAGTNAMVGYGMEPTAALVLKQLGGNPEGFVARRLTPPIAEDADLIITMSERQRTKVLQLAPRKMHSTFTLKEAARLQQLSGARTVAELAVARAQTTAPGPEDVLDPIGRDEETFVAVGTEIADLLLPLLAALRI
- a CDS encoding polysaccharide biosynthesis tyrosine autokinase; its protein translation is MEVHDYLRILQARWKIVAVTTVVAVLAALGASLLTTPQYEAKTRLFVSTSSGASVQEIYQGNLFSQQRVTSYTELLEGTTLAQRTIDKLGLDGLSAAQLAAKVDASSTPDTVLIDTAVTDTSPERARDLANALSDEFVVMARELETPEDGGPPTARVVVEQYAATPSTPVTPKTKRNVALGLAVGVLLGIALAVLRDRLDNTVKNRETLEELTGTGVVGVIPHEKERQEKPAISFSDAHSGDAEAYREMRTNLQFLHVDNPPRSLVVTSSVPTEGKTTTAINLALVLAEAGHSVVLVEADLRRPRVSKYLDTMNDAGLSTVLAHQATLEEVLQPTAVDGMWVLAAGALPPNPSELLGSAHAREVFDELRERFDYVIIDAPPLLPVTDATILATAADGALLVARFGKTTRDQFARAVGNLRTVNANVLGSILTMTPTKGHGTVYEYRYYYSTDKPATVTPAQSAPAAPAPVAAPPAATQRIPAPAPEAQPARRAEPPATQAWTPGPEGYRGAPSAQFPPAPEPASERYGDTERYQPPQAYSAEPQATPPVVHAPRRPVGGSDTRAVPGSDPERGQQR